One part of the Pecten maximus chromosome 1, xPecMax1.1, whole genome shotgun sequence genome encodes these proteins:
- the LOC117339224 gene encoding uncharacterized protein LOC117339224 produces MSNSHFTISPRDAGRLVQSHRKSDDEQHCFLLQISFQTVYSDADIPNSVIKKLPRLVNGIPLGAGLMARDQLGSIRWRYIEGGRKMHTFVSKPICQEDAEETKRALKDRLVKQSHAIFGDITVKATVILSQCLNFDDDFIINDIAIPLDEGLHFRD; encoded by the coding sequence GGGATGCCGGTCGCCTCGTGCAATCTCACCGGAAGTCAGATGACGAACAACATTGCTTTCTACTTCAAATATCATTCCAAACAGTGTATAGTGATGCAGATATACCAAACAGTGTCATAAAAAAACTGCCCCGCCTGGTGAATGGCATTCCACTGGGGGCTGGACTCATGGCCCGGGACCAGCTTGGCAGCATTCGCTGGCGGTATATAGAGGGTGGACGCAAGATGCACACATTTGTTTCCAAACCAATTTGTCAAGAAGATGCAGAGGAAACGAAACGAGCTTTAAAAGACAGACTTGTGAAACAATCTCATGCGATATTTGGGGACATTACGGTAAAGGCGACTGTTATTTTATCTCAATGTTTGAACTTTGACGACGATTTTATCATCAATGACATTGCTATACCTCTTGACGAGGGCCTACACTTTCGAGATTAG